A region from the Desulfomarina profundi genome encodes:
- a CDS encoding NapC/NirT family cytochrome c translates to MERSLMRVMHGVVSAVVTYLLVGWGTAFAGDRPVAEECMRCHDVRTYEYELSYSVHAKDKDGKKISCDQCHTPHFNPVTSYYARDEYYDKKIFKPEDFDRRAMQKNVQQSVPAKKCQVCHEDLSKDARGKKISEIGRLSHDAFLGKNGSTRKNCAGCHRNVAHLPEFDRDLLINAEFAKNLADHPMVKALKEGN, encoded by the coding sequence ATGGAGCGAAGTCTAATGAGAGTTATGCACGGAGTTGTGTCAGCTGTCGTAACCTACCTGTTGGTTGGATGGGGAACAGCGTTTGCCGGGGATCGTCCTGTTGCGGAGGAATGCATGCGATGTCACGATGTCAGGACGTATGAGTATGAACTGAGCTATTCTGTTCATGCAAAGGATAAGGACGGTAAAAAGATAAGCTGTGATCAGTGCCATACTCCTCATTTTAATCCAGTGACAAGTTATTATGCACGGGATGAGTATTACGACAAGAAAATTTTCAAACCTGAAGATTTTGACAGAAGAGCAATGCAGAAAAACGTGCAGCAATCAGTTCCGGCAAAAAAATGCCAGGTCTGTCATGAAGATCTGTCAAAGGATGCCCGGGGAAAGAAGATTTCCGAGATCGGCAGGCTCAGTCATGATGCATTTCTTGGGAAAAATGGTTCCACCAGGAAAAACTGTGCAGGCTGTCACCGGAATGTTGCTCACCTTCCGGAATTTGACAGGGATCTTCTCATCAATGCTGAATTTGCAAAAAATCTTGCCGATCATCCAATGGTTAAAGCACTCAAGGAGGGGAACTGA
- the rlmB gene encoding 23S rRNA (guanosine(2251)-2'-O)-methyltransferase RlmB, with amino-acid sequence MVEMPGRKKKNGQEKRIRFSDDLLWGVHPVFEALQEKKGYFSEIIIQKDRQGARIEEIIAMARSRQIKLTFVSSIRLTGDGASRVRHQGIIARTSETELLSLEEFLQKHPSKREDGTNTRLMICDSLQDPHNLGAIIRSALASGAGGVIITRERSVSPGGTVAKSSAGALSHIDICQVTNLVSALKVLKKAGYWVFGAVKDDDASSLYDTDLAVPACFIVGSEGRGIRSLVRKECDMLLSIPMEGRLDSLNSSVAAAVILFEAMRQNVSAHG; translated from the coding sequence ATGGTTGAAATGCCCGGACGAAAGAAAAAAAATGGCCAGGAAAAAAGAATCCGTTTCAGTGATGATCTGCTCTGGGGTGTTCATCCGGTCTTTGAGGCCCTGCAGGAGAAAAAGGGATATTTTTCTGAGATTATCATCCAGAAAGACAGGCAGGGGGCCAGGATCGAAGAAATTATTGCCATGGCCCGGTCCCGTCAAATCAAGCTCACCTTTGTATCTTCGATTCGTCTTACCGGCGATGGTGCCTCCCGGGTTCGTCACCAGGGGATTATCGCCCGCACAAGTGAAACAGAGCTTCTTTCTCTTGAGGAGTTTCTTCAAAAGCATCCATCAAAACGTGAAGATGGTACCAATACCAGGTTGATGATATGCGATTCCCTGCAGGACCCCCATAATCTCGGGGCCATTATCCGTTCGGCCCTTGCCTCGGGAGCAGGAGGAGTGATCATTACAAGGGAGCGTTCCGTTTCCCCTGGTGGGACAGTTGCGAAAAGTTCAGCAGGAGCTCTCTCCCATATCGATATCTGCCAGGTCACTAATCTTGTTTCTGCGCTTAAGGTACTGAAGAAGGCAGGGTATTGGGTGTTTGGAGCCGTAAAGGACGATGATGCCTCTTCCCTCTATGACACTGATCTTGCAGTTCCCGCCTGTTTCATAGTGGGCAGCGAAGGACGGGGGATCCGTTCCCTTGTCCGGAAAGAATGTGATATGCTGCTCTCCATACCCATGGAGGGACGGCTGGATTCTCTGAACAGTTCTGTGGCCGCTGCTGTTATCCTTTTTGAAGCAATGAGACAGAACGTAAGTGCTCATGGGTAA
- a CDS encoding ATP-binding protein translates to MHWKSAAHISLRTKFIIFIGAIISASYLFMLYRTSVFDESMILRQAEQQARMLYKQILLTRQWASDHNGLFILKRRGVKPNPYLDLPMVRDSAGHTYYMRNPAMITRELSIYAKRDGLGYFGVTSLNPINPGNEPDEFERNSLISFQKGVDEVIAVENNDMGRVVRFIAPLRVTESCLHCHASHGYSYGDIRGGLSITIPINWADDLIRRNTHSLIFIGVVSIFLVTIALFLMFESLIVHRINRLSQAMDAFPDDLPEQHLLPSVFRDELDSVNDNFVHFCNRLKKSQNELIQARNQAHLNEKMASLGILTAGIAHEVNNPLGGMLNCVKSIRENQDDKEMIQRYLPLIDKGLRQIEQTMRQLLNFGRTEPLTLREVDLQTLIMQCTELLSFKHKNIDFDIRVLVTTTYMLDAEALKQIIINIGLNAIQAMPDGGWLLIECKRENDNLIFLFRDSGMGIPENDLPHIFDPFFTTKDVGEGTGLGLAVTFSLVQRMEGEITVKSRENEGTVFIITLPITPKKPE, encoded by the coding sequence ATGCACTGGAAATCAGCAGCCCATATTTCATTACGAACAAAATTTATTATTTTTATCGGGGCTATCATCTCGGCATCCTACCTGTTCATGCTTTATCGCACTTCGGTCTTTGATGAATCGATGATTCTCCGCCAGGCTGAACAGCAGGCGCGCATGCTCTATAAACAGATACTGCTGACCAGACAGTGGGCTTCTGATCATAATGGTCTGTTTATTTTGAAAAGAAGGGGTGTAAAACCGAATCCGTACCTTGATCTCCCCATGGTGCGGGACAGTGCCGGACACACCTATTATATGCGAAATCCGGCCATGATAACAAGGGAACTTTCAATCTATGCAAAACGGGATGGTCTTGGATATTTTGGTGTAACGAGCCTGAACCCGATCAACCCAGGTAATGAGCCCGATGAATTTGAAAGGAACTCACTCATTTCGTTCCAGAAAGGAGTAGATGAAGTAATTGCTGTGGAAAACAATGATATGGGAAGGGTCGTCCGTTTTATTGCCCCCCTCCGGGTCACGGAATCCTGTCTCCACTGCCATGCAAGTCACGGTTACAGCTATGGGGACATCAGGGGTGGACTCTCCATTACCATTCCCATCAACTGGGCTGACGACCTTATCAGACGCAATACCCACTCCCTTATTTTCATAGGAGTGGTTTCGATTTTTCTAGTCACCATTGCCCTTTTTCTCATGTTTGAATCTCTCATTGTTCATAGAATCAACCGGTTATCCCAGGCAATGGACGCCTTTCCCGATGATCTCCCTGAACAGCACCTGCTCCCTTCGGTCTTCAGGGATGAACTGGACAGTGTCAATGATAATTTTGTCCATTTCTGCAACCGGTTGAAAAAATCACAGAATGAATTAATTCAGGCCAGAAACCAAGCCCATCTCAACGAAAAAATGGCCTCCCTCGGTATCCTTACAGCCGGAATCGCCCATGAGGTCAACAATCCATTGGGCGGCATGTTAAACTGTGTGAAATCAATACGTGAGAATCAGGATGACAAGGAAATGATTCAACGCTACCTGCCGTTGATTGACAAGGGACTCAGGCAAATCGAACAGACCATGCGCCAGCTCCTCAACTTCGGCCGAACCGAGCCCCTCACCCTGCGGGAGGTGGACCTGCAGACCTTAATCATGCAATGTACTGAATTGTTGTCCTTTAAACATAAAAATATCGACTTCGACATACGCGTTCTTGTCACGACCACTTATATGCTTGATGCGGAAGCACTCAAGCAGATCATTATCAACATAGGTCTCAACGCTATTCAGGCCATGCCGGATGGTGGCTGGCTGCTTATCGAGTGTAAGAGGGAAAATGACAATCTTATCTTTCTCTTCCGTGATTCGGGGATGGGAATTCCTGAAAATGACCTGCCCCATATTTTTGATCCCTTTTTCACGACCAAGGATGTGGGCGAAGGGACAGGACTCGGACTGGCCGTAACATTTTCACTTGTACAGCGAATGGAAGGGGAAATTACCGTGAAAAGTAGAGAGAATGAAGGTACGGTCTTTATCATAACCTTACCCATAACCCCGAAAAAACCAGAGTAG
- a CDS encoding sigma-54-dependent transcriptional regulator produces MPKILLAEDDEIMRISVSDRLKQCNWQVDEVDDGLKALSLSERHHYNLIISDIRMPGLDGLSLLGHVHTNSPETDIIMMTAYGSVDNAIDCLRKGAADYILKPFDMDDLIIRVNRLLDAQAVKTKCEALEESCKQRESGTRLFGDSPAMQQVYELIRQAAPTKATILVTGESGTGKELAARAIHMASNRRNQPFVSINCAAIPDGLMESELFGHERGAFTGADQKRKGKFELANKGTLLLDELGDLPGPLQAKLLRVLQESRFERVGGSKNISVDVRILACTSKDLQKEVEAGRFRQDLLYRLQVIPLKMPPLREHKEDIELLCNVFLKEFNSMHGRSVTITREAIECLKNYDFPGNARELRNLMERASVLCQGPEITPADLPTDIAGLQGESEDVGYNLAKNIAVAEKNCLLRALKKSGGNRTKTAKLLGISRKNLWEKMKNYNLQ; encoded by the coding sequence ATGCCGAAGATTCTATTAGCGGAAGATGACGAAATCATGAGGATCTCTGTTTCCGACAGATTAAAGCAGTGCAACTGGCAGGTTGATGAGGTTGATGACGGCCTCAAGGCCCTCAGCCTCAGTGAACGTCATCATTATAACCTGATTATCTCGGATATCCGTATGCCGGGACTGGATGGCCTCTCCCTTCTCGGGCATGTCCACACGAACAGTCCGGAAACGGATATCATCATGATGACCGCCTACGGCTCAGTTGACAACGCCATTGACTGCCTGAGAAAAGGTGCCGCTGATTATATCCTCAAACCCTTTGACATGGATGATCTTATCATCCGGGTTAACCGACTGCTCGATGCACAGGCTGTCAAAACTAAATGTGAGGCACTGGAGGAAAGCTGCAAACAGCGGGAATCCGGTACCAGGCTTTTCGGGGATTCTCCTGCCATGCAGCAGGTGTATGAACTCATCAGGCAGGCTGCACCCACCAAGGCAACAATTCTTGTCACCGGAGAATCCGGGACCGGCAAGGAGCTGGCAGCCAGGGCCATCCATATGGCCAGCAACCGCCGCAACCAGCCCTTTGTCTCCATTAACTGCGCCGCCATTCCAGACGGCCTCATGGAATCCGAGCTTTTCGGTCATGAAAGGGGTGCATTTACCGGAGCCGACCAAAAACGTAAAGGAAAATTTGAGCTGGCCAACAAGGGGACCCTGCTTCTGGACGAACTTGGAGACCTGCCCGGCCCTCTCCAGGCCAAACTTCTCAGAGTCCTTCAGGAAAGCCGGTTTGAACGGGTTGGCGGCAGCAAAAACATCAGTGTTGATGTCCGTATTCTTGCCTGCACCTCCAAAGATCTGCAAAAAGAAGTGGAAGCTGGCAGATTCCGGCAGGATCTTCTTTACAGGCTACAGGTCATTCCATTAAAAATGCCTCCCCTGAGGGAACACAAGGAAGACATCGAACTCCTCTGCAATGTCTTTTTAAAAGAATTCAACTCCATGCACGGAAGATCAGTTACAATCACAAGGGAGGCCATCGAATGCCTGAAAAACTATGATTTTCCCGGCAATGCCCGGGAGTTGAGAAACCTGATGGAACGGGCATCCGTATTGTGTCAGGGCCCGGAAATCACCCCCGCCGATCTGCCCACGGACATCGCCGGGCTCCAGGGAGAATCGGAAGATGTGGGCTATAATCTTGCAAAAAACATAGCTGTTGCCGAAAAGAACTGTCTTTTGCGGGCGTTGAAAAAGAGTGGTGGAAATCGCACCAAAACGGCAAAACTTCTTGGAATAAGCAGGAAGAACCTATGGGAGAAGATGAAAAACTACAACCTCCAGTAG